From the genome of Cololabis saira isolate AMF1-May2022 chromosome 1, fColSai1.1, whole genome shotgun sequence:
ATATCAGATTttgaaactgagacattttgcTCGTTCATGGAAAGCAttagctcattttgaatttgatagaAGCAACGCATCTCAAAAAAGTTGGAAAAGGCACAGTTGCAAAAGTCAATAACAGTCGTATCCAGTTGCCCGACTTAAAGGCGCAGAGAAGCGACTGTACCATCTTATTTACTGAGGGAACCCGTACAAGCAGGCTTCTAGCTGAGGTCTCTAAATAAACCCAACCCAGCTCGGCACATCTCACCCTGAGGATACCCAGACTGGAACAAGGTCCAGGCTCTCTCAAGAACACCCCGATGCAGATGAGGGTCAGAACACCAAGAACCacatcttcagctgctgctgccccCAAACGCATTTCACCCAACTCGTATGACCCCTCTTTCTGGTGGTAACCCACAGGAGGATTTTGTTCAAGTCAAATCTcaacaatggaaaaaaaaacaaaaaaagaaaaagaaaaaaagaaaatctataTCAACTATGACCTGTTTTATTGGAGCAAACATGTTAATCGCTATGAAATAAGGATCTGGTTTACAAGTGAGTGGCTCTTATAAAATCCTCCACTACtcatttttaatctctaaccttacattttcacatctTTTCCCACCATATAGGTAAGAAACGCCCTGGAAGAAAGATGGTCCATGTTCCAATAGAAATACCTCCTGAGCTCCTGAAGAAGCCCAAGGAGAAGATGGAGTATCGCTGTTCAATTTGTGGGAAAGAATTTCCTCATGCCTACAAACTGGAGCGACATGAGCTCATCCATACGGGGGAGAAACCATACTGCTGCTCCATATGTGGTCGGGGTTTCAACCAGAAAGGGAACCTCAAAACACACTACAAAGTCCACCTTGGTGAGAGCTGTGCATCAATATACTTACTGACCAGTTCTACAACTTTAATTTTATACTAAAAATGCCGACATCTATGAGTCTGCATTTGAACTAGCTAATATTCAATATTACTGAAATTCTGTACTTTTGTATTTCAATACTGAAAATTCTCTTGTAGCCCAGTTTATAATGCAATTGAAAGTTTACTGCTATATCCCATTATATTTGGCACACTTTAATTTCCGTGTAGGTCGAAAGGGTGCTTTGGAAATGGACGATGAAACAAGCCCTACCGAGTCAGAACTCTCTGAATACTTGAAGTCTCTGCCAGGAGAATCCAAGATCCGATTGTCGCTGCGCTGCCTTGAATGTGGAAAAGACTGCGAGAGCCAGGCAGCTTTACAGGCACACCACATAACAACACACAGCGAGACGCCTGCTGAGCCACACACGGCTGAACACGGCGCGTCACAGTTTCTCTTCTGTCGCCGCTGTGGTGTACAGTTCGAAGAGAGAGTAAAGATGGTAGAACACATGAAAACCCACATCAAAGAAAAGCCCTACTCGTGTCCCGACTGCGGCAAGAGGTTCATCAATGAGAGCTACATACAAATCCACCAGCGGATTCACACCGGTGAGAAACCTTTCCTGTGCTCCCAGTGTGGTAGGGGCTTCCACACAGCTTCGTCTCTCAAGTTGCATGAGCTGCAGCACTCCGGAGAGAGGCCGTTTGCATGCTCCATCTGTGGGAAGAAATTTCGGATTAACTCCTACCTAACGGCGCATTATCAGACTCACATCAAAGACAGGCCTTTTATTTGTAACGTCTGTGGGAAAGGCTACTCCAGAGCCGAGGAACTGAAGGTCCACTACAGGCTTCACACTGGAGAAAGACCTTACGAGTGTGGAGAATGTGGAAAGAGCTTCATTTACCGCCAGGGTCTGCGCCAGCATCAGCGAACACATGCTGGGAGACGAATCGGGCCGACCAGACAGCTCGGCAGACCCAAACAGAAAGCCAAGCTGGACATCTAACACCTCATCTGTTGATGCATTTTTGCAGTAAATTGCTCTTCCTCTTCACTCTTATTTCTTCCATTCCTCCCtcaccaatcagatgaaaatgGTGTGTCACAGTTTTAGCCTGGTTTGCCAAGAATGACATGGAACCCAACTGTGTTGTCTTTCTTGTAATCATGTTTACTGCTCGTTTTGACATTTTCTCATCCCAAGTAGTCCATTTGTACAACTTGAGTGCCTTTGTACCCTGCATGCCAAATAATAGTACTTAATGTTtaaaaataatgattataatgCACTATATACAGATATGGAAAAATGTGTTGGTAGCCTTtcattaaagaaggaaaaatccATAATAGTCACTAAAATAACTTGAATGtgacaaaagtaataaaaataatttactgaaaactgtattaatgaaaaaccagacaTTGTTTTTGAATGTgagtttattaaagaaaaaaaatgaactggCCTAATGAAACTGGCCTTGACAAATTAGTTGGTAGTTTGAAGGGTGCTGCATGCTTCAGCTCTCTCGTGTTCAATAGGATTAAGATCAGGACTCACAGAAGGTCTGGTCAGAATAGTCCAATGTTTTGCTGTTGGTCATTCTTGACTGTTTTTACttgtgtgttttggatcattgtcctatTGAATGACCCATGAACTGCcactgacaaaacaaaacattttatatttaatggtttgcactaatgggcgtggcctaattgctcaacagcgccccctagaatactttgtgcttcaagccccacaattCGGTTTGACCTGTATCATGtttcaacttaaagaaaagtctcttggcaccatggccgaaaccgaacaggaagtcggccattttgaattaatcgtgtaatttcgGCGCAATTTATACCACTTcctcggccgttaatacggcccgaaccgtaatgtgcacccaggtgtgttatacatcaaaatgtgcgtctccatcctgcgacgacgtgcattacttttctcagtcaaaagcgtcgatagcgacgatagatgccaaaacgcgcgcccccccttcatctgattggtccatatttgatagttcctactttctgccataacttttgaatggtttgacataaagagtcgtgggtggtgtcattggatttggttttgagtccttaaccttcattggtgtaaattggctccgccccttcttctgattggttgatatttcatagttcctattttctgccataacttttgaatggtttgacatagagagtcgtggatggtgtcattcctgatatgcttatgatgataagttgagttttctgtgaacagcaaaggcactttttatagttttattgaCCTAGGAATTTAGGGGGagggtggccgtgagtgcgagggtggccgtgagtgcgagggcctgttcgttaatttgtattgattttttttctcttgtggcCACGTCCAGAGAGGTTGGCTCGATCTTGTAGACCCTAAACTACAAGATAAAATTTCCAACTGTACTCACAAGAACATGAAGCTGTTAGGAGATGGTCACTAGCCTTTATCTTTGGCAACTCACCCCTTTGCTTTCTCTGGTCCATGTTCGGTGTGGTGAACACCATGATACCAAACAGCAGCAATGACTTTTCACTCTTCTTCAACTTTCAATCTTTTCTAGGGTTGCTAACTAATTTGTCTAAGCCAttttcatttcacttttttcttttttttggtaataATTCTTTAAAAAGCAGTCTGATTTTGATGAATCAATTTTCAGTAAATTCATTTctttacttttgtcagtttcaagttatttcagtaaCCATTGTGAGTTTTCCTTTCTTCAAGCCAACAACTTTGACCACGTGTCCACatgttattttaatgttatttgaaATACAAACATTTGTTAAAAACatgtctctgtttttctttttttttctttttctttttttaatcttcatgCAAGATCACCAGtgtgcatattttacataaacatattttacatttttaaagtaacaaaataacatatttgaacaatttttcagattttttcagttattttattgtctgaaaaatggttcaaatgttattttattgtctgaaaaatggttcaaatatgttatttttaaatttgttttgttgatgagaaaataagtttctctatttttcttatttttgtgagaggggatatatattgtttttcggcactaccttgttctctatagctgatataacatgaattactcctatgtgggatcaataaagttcttatttttgccatctgagaaaattaaatatattatatttggtgcctaactgttttccaagtatattagtgcgtgtgtgaatgaataaatgagacgtaaaacgtaaatttctttgtagaaaaggcgctttatgaaaataagtaaatttacttgtattagtttacagcgcagtcttgccacatccaataaggcggcgacgttgacgtacggctcagcgctcgatggggcgtaAACTagggctaaaggctgatttatggatccgcgttacaccgacgcagagcctacgctgtttaacgcggagccataaatcaggtgcatgaggcaggatttatgaaaaaaatgcgtatacgttttaacgGAGCATGAGGcttcttttaagaaatgagactgattagcgccaccttcgccacgacggccgtcgggggtactgcagccaacagcagccggcacgggagaacggggagaacgcgcatgcagcgtcatttgacgtcacatccgcagggcagcgtgggaaattcgggtccagaattgcagcacattttgcagcacacagcctgttcaaggcaacggagagatacgctagagggctcattgtttttggtttggaagctcctttaagttttctagtaataatgtcagatgaagccttccaaaccaaaaagaatgagccctctagcgcagtggttctcaaatgagggtacgcgtacccctgggggtacgtgaaggtactccagggggtacgtgagattttaaaatatacatatatttaaaaagtagcatccatgcgaaaatcctttaaaaataaatatttcataaataattgaggaaaatataagtctaaattaatacaattaattttatcttcaggagtaggcttattatcctaaaaccccagagtatcccccacaccaggatggttccacctaacctgtcaaatgccacctggcttcacctgtcaatcccttggaccaacgatggagtcgtggttgaagcgtagcagcaatatttttatgtttaataaataagttactgatggcacagtgctctgttttaggtcttttttttacaaccaaaagtgctttgcgctggttagggggtacttggctgaataaatatttcacagggggtacatcactgaaaaaaggttgaggaccactgctctagcgcaggggtcctcaaccctggtcctcgagggccggtgtcctgcatgttttagatgtttccctgctttaacacacctgattctaattaatcatcgtcatcagcttttcatccagggctgcacaattctgttgatgacacagtcacttgtatcacggtgcaatgaagcagggaaacatctaaaacctgcagggacaccggccctcgaggaccagggttgaggacccctgctctagcgtatctctccgttgccttgaacaggctgtgtgctgcaaaatgcgctgcaattctgggcccgaaattcccgcgctgtcctgcggatgtgacgtcaaatgacgctgcatgcgcgttctcgacGGCGCTCGGCTTGGATACAGGACATGGATGATGGACATGGATTCTTCCACAGCCGGCAAACGACCCAGCGCCACTCAAAGCCCACTAAAAAGTgctaccaaaaagaaaaccaaCCCTTTATCAGAGACAAGTCGCCAGTCGAAAAGAAATTACGAGCAAAAACGGGCAGGCagacgagtaaacattggacgCGCGTTtaagtcatggaggcagcttcaagttgaattgggactgaaaacagatgctgacatggctcatttcctactgaccaggtaagataacattgtaagtcataattagagcttgatttgaaaatcacatgagattaccAAGGAGTCGGAGTGGCCTAACGTGCTAAGTAGCGTTAGCCGGAAAGAGCAAAAGCGCTCCCGTCGTTtcttatgctgcgttccatttacctcggaactgggaatgacgtcacagccgagttatcagcgttccagttacaaagtagataaaccagtttgtagttcgcatataccacatgaaaaatgtaaattacactatagcagcatatatatgccgaacaatacttgtatacgactgatttagtgtgaccaaaactagaaagaAGTGCTACGatttttttacagagctctcttctactgtttacaaccggggcagccatcttggaatgtgaactcgggggtggtgaagactctcccactttcccagtgggaaatcccacttcgaggggcgttccagttgaaaaatccaactgggaactgggaaatccccacttccgaggacaaatggaacgcagcattattCTTGCCTCACGCTCCTTTAACAATGTTTGTAAACCTGTGCGCGCTCCCGGCCGAGCAGACAGCGTGGTTGCGGGGATCGGGGTCACGTGTTTCCGGTCCAGCAGCCCAGTCTGGAGCAGTCACACCAGGCTCTGTTACACGGCGGTAAGTTGTTGCATTGACATCCAGCCACCGAGCTCCATGTCCGGCGACGCAGCAGAGCCGGAGACAGCTGCAGCAGAGAGGGGTCTGGGTGCAGAGGGGAGGAAAACGAGAGTTAATATCGGTGCAGCGTTCCCTCGATGGCGACGGTTGAGGGAGGAGAAGGGACTGCAGACCGATGCCTTGGTGGCCGCATTTCTGTTGGATTGGTAACTGTCATTCGACCTTTCTACGTGTAGTTCAGGTGGTTTGATGGCCTGTCACTCAAACACAATGCTTCCAGTGGGTTGATCTGCCTCGGGTGCGCCATCATAGACAGGTCTGTGTGTCGCCTGGCTGCTGCACGGTCATGTGTTTACGTGTTTTGGGGGCGTGGTTCTGGAGGTTTTTGACCGAGGTTTGAAGGAAAGGGGCTGAGCATTATTTTTGTAGTATACTTTAAGAATCTACTTCTTGTccacagggccggttctagaaaatgatgactaggggtgcatttcagatcagagggggtgcacatacctggcacgttattcaacactaaattatgcattttcctataatttcaagcggaataataatagcaaaacaacaatatttgaagtgtatttcaagtgcatttttgcagcaatatcgctgcagaacaaagaaaatgctacatttagtctgggctacctcacccatcagacaatctagcaacagaaaataaaacatagcaacaaaaataaatataaccataaatatacaagactgtctcagaaaattagaatattgtgataaagtcctttattttctgtaatgcaaaaatgtcatacattctgggttcattacaaatcaactgaaatattgcaagtcttttattattttaatattgctgatcatggtttacagcttaagaaaactcaaatatcctatctcaaaaaattagaatattctgggaatcttaatcttaaactgtaagccataatcagcaatattaaaataataaaaggcttgcaatatttcagttgatttgtaatgaatccagaatgtatgactttttttttttttaattgcattacagaaaaataaaggactttatcacaatattcaagtcctgtaaacttgcttgcgtcgttgtgcttgaaccacttccgaatatccatcgttactttgtgttaacggagcagcagagagcagcgtcttgctggtgcaggaaactgcacggagtgacggacactggctggtttatggttccgcgtggcaccaacgcagagcttacggcgtagggtacgcggtgacgcgaacgtatggtgcgcgtcccgcgtatcctacgctgtaggctacgccgtcgatttaacgcgaaccataaatcaggctcgcacgcgcgcgcatttgtcagtgttcttttcgtcttttcaactgagcatgcaaacacataaactgagggtgcaatgcatgcttttgcaccctcgtagacccgGGCCTGGAGTGCGCCATCATAGACAGGTCTGTGTCACCAGTCGCCTGGCTGGTGCACGGTCATGTGTGTTTTGGGGGCGTGGTTCTGGAGGTTTTTGACCGAGGTTTGAAGGAAAGGGGCtgagcatttttttttgtagtatACTTTAATAATCTACTTCTTGTCCAACTCGTCCATGGTTTACATGATCTTTGTCTGTTTGGTTTTATGTTTAGAATGGCTTATTTAGTGAGAGGGAATGTCATGGGATTCCTGGATGGCAAGGGGAGGGGGTTGGGAGTGCTGTACgtgctttgtgttttgttgctgctgctgtttttgttttgtgtggtttttttttttgtaagatatGTATAAGtacttattttcttttatgGCTCTCTGCATTGGATCTATTATTTGGGTGGGGGTGGAGTGGGTTGGTGGGAGCTGGAGGGTGTGGGGAGGAAAGGGGAGCAGCATCTGAGCAGgttgtgttttgttgtgttttttttcctggacTGTGGGGACGCTTCTCCTCTATctatataaatgaaaaataaataaaaagttgatcacaaaaaaaagaatctacTTCTTTCAGTCATCACCCACGCTTTCTTTTAGCATCACACAGTTGTTATCTGTAATGGTAATTGAAAGGCCCACATATTGCTGGGAGAAAAGTGGTATGATTGTAAAGACAAGACGTGGATTATTAAGTATGAGGGACTttaatgaaaaagttgaaatatgaaaatatgcATGTAAGATATTTACAGATGAAGGGTCAGTCGTTGCAAATTGAAACAAAAGGTAATTACATTATCCAGGTGGTTTAAAATTACTACCAAGGTGGTTGCGCAGAGGTGAGGTATTGTACAGGCAAATGGCTTGGGATAAGAAACACATTATGGTGTTATTTGTGACAGCAAAGTTAAATGGGTCTGTGAGAATGATATCTTCCTCTGAAGTGTATTGTGGAGGGCTTGGATGGATCGCCATGAAGGAGAGCAGTTTGATCAACAACCTCTTGTTCTTCACTGACTCTAATGTCTCTACACAAAGCATAATGTCGGCCCCAGTCCTACAGATGAGTTTGTTGAGCCTCTTGGCATTCCTGGGACTGATGAAACAAATACTGAAGTTTATATAACTGGTGCAATAACATTTAACTGAATTTAACAGTTGCATATGTTTAACATCAAGTAACTATGATTTCCTGTTAGAACAATGATGTATACTCCTTTTACTTGAATAAATAGGAAAATATCCATATGATCCTTTTTGATTTGTGTCAAGAGTCTGAAAttgtacatatttatatattgacATATTTGACAGAAAAACATGGTGGGCGTGATGATGAGAATACAGAAAGAAATATGGCACTttcgcactaggacttacttggcccgactcggctcggcgcggctttacacggctccACCCATGTGTTTtcgcacagccaggggagaagcgggcaggtttgggtgaagctgctgtgacgtactcgattgcgcaaccgctttattcatgtcggcgctgatgagaaatcagctggagccgggagcggctgagaaaaaaacagcccgtctacatcgctttttaaattttttctcgacagccaccaggtttataaacatctgcacctcagagttggatcaccaaacagacgttttgcgctttataataaaatcgccgcgagccgcgagtcccctcgcgctgactccatggatgtattatgactcccgcttcctgattcaaacgtctgacggccccgccccccgaccaatcagaggcgcggaggtggtgacgtcagaaatagtcccttctcagcccgctttcagaacctcactgaaatggttacagaaaaaagtatcgacttggagcagctctactcgtctcagccctagtgcgaaagcgcaaaacgggtagaaccgagctgatctgatactaatgcaaaagcgccaataCTGACAGCAGAGGACACAACAAAGACACTTCTTGGATGTCTTAAAGGGTATTTCAATGATAATTTGAGGACCTTTTTAGACCTACCGTAGTTGGATCCATAAGGTTGCAATGATGCAAGCTTCTGTTAAACCTCAGAGGAGCATAGTTAGGAAGAATAAATTTACCCTACTACTTTCCTCCTGCATTTAGCCTCAGGAATACTTGGAACCAAACAGCACTTGCCCCTTTTGTGCTAACAACCGCATTTGCATCAATTACACCTAACACAGGGAAGACTATGAAAAGTATATTTTAAAGATGAGACTATCTCCACCTCAACAAAAACGAGCATAAACATCAAAGTGGCCTTTTCAGATAAAGCAAGCTACAGTTGCTTATAGGATCAAATCTTAACACAGAGTTTGCTATTGTTGCTTTTGATGCCAATGTAATGGCAACATATGCAGAGTCTTCACGGTTTATTGTAACATTGTGCTGTGCTTGTGTGCTTATTACCTTCAGCTTATTACCAGTATCGTAGTATTCTTGATCAGCGTACTTTATTGTTAGAGCAAGTTCACCAGATGATTCTTACCACCTACGAATGAGATGAGCCTCAGTTCATATATATTTACAGTTAATGAACATAATgacagtttttgtttgttttcttgcagtTTGGATAAACATTCTCCTATGATGACGTCATCAATAACTGAAGACAAGGGGTAAGGTGATAGTTGTGTATATTTGTTGACGGATACatttaacataataaaaaaacaacattttctgtTACATAACTGGGATTTTTTGTAAACTAGAGTTATGATCACTTATTTCTTACATAGCATTTGAGCATTATTAAAAATGTGGATGTTGGGTAACATGTTTTAAAGCAGATGATTCAGTTCATGTGAAATACTTAAATGAGTGATTCAAATTATACCCAAGAATAAGTTTGTATGTCATAAGTAGTTAACTAAGCTAAAAGGTAAGAGCATCCTTTTTTGGAAAAAGTATTTTAGTCATCAATATGTCTCTAACTGATGAGAGATTTATTTCTTTATCAAGCATACTGGAAGACGCATCGTGTGGTTTTTGACAGATTGAGACTTATAATTTGACCCATCTGATTTGATTCGATCAAACAAAGCAACTAAGGAAAATGCTGAATCTATTCAAATtgatttttgaaaaactcaCATGTGGTCCTAAATCAGATCTGTATCTGATGTTTTTTAATGGGACTTCAGTGTGAACTGTCAGCTTGCATTTTATACGTCATATAACGTCACTGTTATGCAGTTTAATACCACAGTTCTGCATTCTCTATGGTCTCGCCACTCCTGGATCCCATCCCTCAACCACACACATCTATGTACAGACATTGAAATCATCTATAAATGGCCATTGTCAAAGATTTTGCTCTCCCTTTCCTCAGTCCTTTTCTCATAGAATAAGTTTATACATTTGCCGGCTTCCAGTGCACAAAAACTTCAAAAAGAAATCATACAGCCTTAGTGCTGGTGCATCTCCGTAGACTGTAAATACTGTACATGCATGCAGTTTTACGTCTGTCCATCTAATCTACTGTGTTTGACGTCAGGTCGTCCGATTGTGCATGCAGGTAACTAAAAAGCAGTAGAATATTGAAGTCTGAGATAAGTTTAAGACTCATTTTAAATACTAATttaaacaaccacacacaaaaaaaagtatcttggcaaaaaaaatcagaattgcACATTAAGAACTACATTGTAAACATAGAACAAGTGTCCTGTACCATAATATCCAGCATAATTGTGCAAATTAGTTTAATTATTGCTGATGTGCAGCATAGTGTTTCAAAGCAAGACGAAGATGTTGCTAGAGGCAGCTGGGATGTGAGTCCAAAGTtacttttggttgtttttgccGACATTGGGTCTAGAAGATCGTGAGAGCCAGAATCAAGAATTCAGTATCTTAACTTACATTTACTGTGCAACGTTGGATCTATTattgtttacttattttttttatataaaatgtacactGCTTAATGTTTTTGATTACTTTTAGAGTTCCCTCGATGGAGGTTGTTCTTGGCATTGATGAAGATAATTTAAGTCAAATTACAGACTCTAAGTAAGTCATATGCATGAATTTTATGAGCCTTATGCACATGGCAGATAACGTGTCTTGTGTATCATTTATCTAATTTTTCATATTCTCCACAGTTCTGACGAGTCAGATGACATTCCAGAGGATGAGGAAGCTTCAGAGGATGAAGAAGCATCAGAGG
Proteins encoded in this window:
- the LOC133452090 gene encoding zinc finger protein ZFP2-like isoform X4, which codes for MHYRTLICVQDSHEHNQLMSHGQKEASANLSDQKLCLTVRVHTEGKGAEQDEEIGGLINSDGEVIEWDAKDTSDQGSDCREGPHLSQAVMLSESQLQGQSERDSSSPTLIMEVGEDEEIKEQEEKQRVAKRMCVSPLQSGNRPRRKKKVTVEFLENSDTEKDVPANAAKRRGRRKISQTPPVFAADSEEDPGASRRSQRRRNTRTNVELEELTPKTVHRVSANGRYRKRKDAKLSAEGHLITGVSSSKKRPGRKMVHVPIEIPPELLKKPKEKMEYRCSICGKEFPHAYKLERHELIHTGEKPYCCSICGRGFNQKGNLKTHYKVHLGRKGALEMDDETSPTESELSEYLKSLPGESKIRLSLRCLECGKDCESQAALQAHHITTHSETPAEPHTAEHGASQFLFCRRCGVQFEERVKMVEHMKTHIKEKPYSCPDCGKRFINESYIQIHQRIHTGEKPFLCSQCGRGFHTASSLKLHELQHSGERPFACSICGKKFRINSYLTAHYQTHIKDRPFICNVCGKGYSRAEELKVHYRLHTGERPYECGECGKSFIYRQGLRQHQRTHAGRRIGPTRQLGRPKQKAKLDI